The Kitasatospora sp. NBC_00374 genome has a segment encoding these proteins:
- the bioB gene encoding biotin synthase BioB, translated as MDLLDTLTAKGLRRELPTREEALAVLATTDDELMDVVAAAGRVRRQWFGRRVKLNYLVNLKSGLCPEDCSYCSQRLGSKAEILKYTWLKPDQAAEAAAAGLAGGAKRVCLVASGRGPTDRDVERVADTISAIKDAHENVEICACLGLLSDNQAERLRAAGADAYNHNLNTSEGTYGDITTTHTYADRVDTVNKAHGAGLSACSGLIAGMGESDEDLVDVVFALRELDPDSVPVNFLIPFEGTPLAKEWHLTPQRCLRILAMVRFVCPDIEVRIAGGREVHLRTMQPLGLHIANSIFLGDYLTSEGQAGQADLEMIKDAGFTVEGAEEVTLPQHRAHVTAGCGSAPAAADACGSGGGCGPCGGHGEQAPEPVADTAREPADNDELRSDLVKVRRRGAGTELAPNA; from the coding sequence ATGGATCTGCTCGACACCCTCACCGCCAAGGGCCTGCGCCGGGAACTCCCCACCCGCGAGGAAGCCCTGGCCGTTCTCGCCACCACCGACGACGAGCTGATGGACGTGGTCGCGGCCGCCGGGCGGGTCCGCCGGCAGTGGTTCGGCCGCCGGGTCAAGCTCAACTACCTGGTGAACCTCAAGAGCGGTCTCTGCCCCGAGGACTGTTCCTACTGCTCGCAGCGGCTCGGCTCCAAGGCCGAGATCCTCAAGTACACCTGGCTGAAGCCCGACCAGGCCGCCGAGGCCGCGGCCGCGGGCCTGGCCGGCGGCGCCAAGCGGGTCTGCCTGGTCGCCAGCGGCCGCGGCCCGACCGACCGGGACGTCGAGCGGGTCGCCGACACCATCTCGGCCATCAAGGACGCCCACGAGAACGTCGAGATCTGCGCCTGCCTCGGCCTGCTCTCCGACAACCAGGCCGAGCGGCTGCGCGCGGCCGGCGCCGACGCGTACAACCACAACCTCAACACCTCCGAGGGCACCTACGGCGACATCACCACCACCCACACCTACGCGGACCGGGTGGACACCGTGAACAAGGCGCACGGCGCGGGCCTGTCCGCCTGCTCCGGCCTGATCGCGGGCATGGGCGAGAGCGACGAGGACCTGGTCGACGTGGTCTTCGCGCTGCGCGAGCTGGACCCGGACTCGGTGCCGGTCAACTTCCTGATCCCGTTCGAGGGCACCCCGCTGGCCAAGGAGTGGCACCTCACCCCGCAGCGCTGCCTGCGGATCCTGGCGATGGTCCGGTTCGTCTGCCCCGACATCGAGGTGCGGATCGCCGGCGGCCGCGAGGTGCACCTGCGCACGATGCAGCCGCTCGGCCTGCACATCGCCAACTCGATCTTCCTCGGCGACTACCTGACCAGCGAGGGCCAGGCCGGTCAGGCCGACCTGGAGATGATCAAGGATGCCGGTTTCACCGTCGAGGGCGCCGAGGAGGTGACCCTGCCGCAGCACCGCGCGCACGTCACCGCCGGCTGCGGCTCGGCCCCGGCGGCCGCCGACGCCTGCGGCTCGGGCGGCGGCTGCGGCCCCTGCGGCGGACACGGCGAGCAGGCTCCGGAGCCGGTCGCGGACACGGCCCGGGAGCCGGCCGACAACGACGAGCTGCGCAGCGACCTGGTGAAGGTCCGCCGCCGCGGCGCGGGCACCGAGCTGGCCCCGAACGCCTGA